A region of the Gouania willdenowi chromosome 1, fGouWil2.1, whole genome shotgun sequence genome:
atattgcccagccctattaaAATATTGTGATTTGAAACGTTTAAATAAAGAGGGTTTATGAGATTTCATTTCTCAGAGCCAACTATAGTTCAATGCACTCATCACTGAGGCAGCCCAATCCTAAACCTGTCCATTTACTCATGGTCACTTTGgtttcatccatctatccattttcttccgcttacCCGTTGCctggtcgcgggggcagcatcctcaacagggaggcccagacttctcTTTGCCAGCCCCAGCTCCTGGGCCGGGGAAAGGGATTCGATGCGaccatatgaattcaggttgttttttagGTGCCGACTGTATTCCTTTGGCACTACCTgatacaaatttacagaaaatcAAACGGTACAATTTTTCgtagccttgtgactgtgagggagtggtgGTATCAAAAATTTTCCATGCAAAacatgaacataacatttgttgtcagtgtgtgtgtgtccttcaaCTGCCAATGAATGCCCTAGTCGCTCGACCATGTGTGGAGTGAGGGAGCGTGTGACCGGAGCAGATCGATTATCAGCTGTATGCCGTTTTTAGTGATTGacaaaataaacgttgcagctgttgaattaaaccgtcatactcaatgactgctgtgaagcaactacaagagagatggagatgaagctgtggcagcagaccacactggaactacgtgaagccgccattagcattagcattaggagcaaatACATATGTACTGACTGTGGCTttgcaaaacctgctgttgcttatagtctatattcacaggtgcacagtgggggtggggcgcacacacacgtgcttctgtgtccaccatcaccctgaaacggacagaagtGTCTGCtatgaaagtgaaagtaaacGGGAGGCATCACTCTGCTTTAGGACTCTCACTTCTAACATATTCAGGctgaatatacaaaacaaacacacacacacacacacacacaaacacagagacacTAACAGCAGATGCTGCCTCTGCTGtcagagccagtagactggggaagaagtccggTGCTCAGCCGCTTCACTCCAACCGAGACATTTTGGTCGTTtgctcataggttttcacctttgtggacaaatgtgagtgaaataaagctgtgtaaagcaaacaactctaaagtagggatgtaaagattaattgtaaggcagttaaaaaatcaattaaaaggtgtcacggttcacatcgatactcaaTGAAATTAAATcgcatactttaaaaaaaagaaaaaaatcttttctttttctttccaaaaacagcaaagggcgctatttatttagaatttgaaattcaggacgcaccaccgtgttttaaatcagaagtgtggaagccttttggcttccccaaaacaataatgaaagaggtgagaaagaaagaacgtgtgaaatccaaggtaagatgggcacagagaggaaagagagaaacaagagagaatgaaagccatagtttgtttgtttattttatttctttgatatgggatttgttttaaagtccagttgttaggacacaaaatacattttcagttgcacttttaaaatgaaaaggaactattatgcagttttgcatagtttactgtagagccagcatttaaatgaataggcttcttcttcagtTGTACCATTTCTttaattcaggatttatttttaattaattgcattgttttgcatacaGTTTaccaagggattcttttgacaatgaaagataaaagaagattgtacagtattttttatttttatgaaaaaaaaatgaatatttttcagtcatcatttgtctatcgtctcattttgtaaaataaaatgtgggagaatcgtatcgggagtttagtgaatcgttacatccctactcttcAGTGTAAATGagacaataaaacaatgcaatgggagcatcaatagaaagtttcatcacaacAGTGACATCATTGATTGGATCGacgaattaagacattacagccgatcacattaattgaaTAAAATGCCAAATATCGTCCGATCCGATGTAGCCGATCAGATTGTTGTAAAGCCTAGTGGTAGCGGCTATTGTTGACTGGCAAAGTCATCAAGCCTCTTCAATCCTGTCCATGTTTATGCTGTATTCTCTGTTTAACGTTTAGACCATAACCTCCTGGTAAACTGATTTGCTGTGTGAAGGTTTAACACACTGTGGCTTAGATACACAACAATATTTCCATATTCTTGCATTTGGGTTTACTCTATTTGAATTTGATAATCATAATGTTCATAAAGCTGTCATTATACTTGACTGACAAAGCTATTTGATAACataatgttttgtcatttagtgaATGAGAAATTTGACTCATGTTTCAGATTGTAATTatcaagtgttttttgtttatggTCACAGTGATTTTGAGAAGAAAATAGATAAGGCATAGTGAGAATAGTTTAGTTCAGAAGTAAAACAGCAAGTTCATAGGGCTGGACGAtgtggaccaaaattcatatcttaatatttttttctcaaaatgacaatatacgttataaatcttgatatttttaactcaatgaagtctgactagaaagacaattctgggttaaatttgctgatgccaaatgccacacaggtacatttattaacttttggcttttctcctctaagggacagccacgtgtgagtgagttctggagTGTAGCTTGTTTtagggaaaggtctgggttagaatccatctaactgtgcttttcatgttatTCTGGGATGTAGTGAAAGCCGTGACtactaaaatgagtattttaacacaaaataagcaataaattaaaaaaaatatatcaatataggcgatattataattttctatatcgtcaTAACAGAAACCGCGTTATATCTCGACTCTCGATATGTTGCCCAGGCCTACAAGACCATTTGATGTTTTGAGTGCCTGCATTAGCATTCATGAAATATTTTATATAAGATAAAGTTCCCCCTTCAATAATAAACTACATTCTGGGATATTTACATTTCAGGTTATGTTTTCACAGGTTTGGGCTCAGCAACAAGTTTTGAATCAGAGTTTCCCTTCAGCACTTACTGGAAAAGGTGAGTGTGTTATCCATTGGTTTTTTATACCTGCTTATCCTAATCAGCTCTGTTGCAGGACTTTCTCTTAATTTCTTATCCATgtataaactgacaaataatagCTGGAGTGAATGTGTCTGtgtaaaaatcaaataaacacgtATTTTGTTTGTACGCCTGCATCCTATAGGTGGCCCCAGAGGAGTTCAAAGCCAGTATCAACCGTGTGAACGGCTGTCTAAAGAAGACGTTGCCTGTGAACGTGCGGTGGCTCCTGTGTGGCTGCCTCTGCTGCTGTTGCACCCTCGGCTTCAGTTTGTGGCCTGTGATATGCCTCAGCAAAAGGGTGAATCATTCACCACACTACATCCACCAGGATCACCCTGTTCATTCCATGCATGTTCATTCACTTCATCATCTAATGtggtttcttttgttttgctcTCCAGACAAGAAGATCTTTAGAGAAACTTCTTGAGTGGGAGAATAGCAGACTTTACCACAAGGTGAGGTATActctcagggttggggtcaattacatttttcaattacaattatccatgttcaattacaaatcaataatGATTACGATAagataaccagcattttttccaattacaaataaattataattattatttttcccttgaaagtcaattgtaattacattctcaattacaattttacttaCTTGTGAGGATTGTATGAGTTTTTTGTGTACATTGTCCGTCTTAGCCTCTTTACATTTGTGttagtgcatttattatatcttatgtaaaagcccaactaAGGACAATAGTTGAAATTTAGCAATAGCTATAAAACCTTTGTACAAAACACATCATTGTTACTCTGTAAAATTGTGTTGTtcctattttaaaataaattctaTCCTAAGTCTTACTTCTAACTCTTCTATCCCTTACCACCTGTATGAGTGTGAAAattcactgacaggtagtgggaaaagtgaatatgaaacatattttaataattgtaactaCATGCATGTAAACCATGGACCTGTTTTgagtttaattacattgtaattgacagtttttagttaatttccatgataattacaaagtcaattatctgaactcaattacaagggcgacatatttttgaaattataattatacCATAATTTTGATTCATTATcagttacgcaattacaattataattgaccctgacTAATGTAGGGATTATAGACTTTGAAAGGACACACTGTAAATCCAATCATATTCTTACAATCTGTTTTCAGTTATGTTTGCATTGGAGATTGAGTAAAAGAAAGTGTGAGACCAACAACATGATGGAATATGTAAGTATCTCTTGTGTAATGATCCTCTAATGCTTGATGCATGCCTTTAATACACTTACATGAGCTCTGAGGGgaagccccccccacccacaaaACGACCCTTTTCCTGCTTTACTCCCTGCAGGTAATCCTAATAGAGTTCCTACCTAAGATCCCCATCTTCCGACCGGACTAATCCACCTGCAGCTCCTCAAACATCTCCACTGCTGCGCCGCTCTGTCACAGAATCACAAAGGCTGTAAAGCTGCGCAATAACTACCCTTTGGAAAATACTCCAGTATTTGTGTTTACATCAGTTTTGGTTTTCCCTCCTTATTGTCACTAAACTTACCCACAGCTTTGTTTACAAACGTACACTTGTATTCTGAGGGATTGCAGGGTTAAACCAGGAAACTATTGGTTGATCTGACGTCATGTCTAGCTACAGCTGCTGCCACCAGCCTTTAGTGTCATGGATATTTGAATCAGAACTAAGATGGGAGTCTCTGACTGCAATTTGGTCATGTTGATGTTCGGTGACCAACGCACACAGTCGGGCTGGAATGGGAAAAAGCGCTCACCGACGCGGACTGCCAGCTTCACCTCAGTGCTTTTTGTAACAGCTGGCGCGGTGCTCATGGCACTCAGCGGGTTCTGAAGAGAAGATGTTTGGTGGAATCTAAACTTCATCCAAATCAACACTGTAAGGCAGATTGCAGAGCAGAAAGACATCATGCGGTCTTTGTCCTGCACAGCTGAACTCAAAAACTTTTCCCACCCTCCTTGGTCGTCTGCCACTCTTCATTCTTCACTGTGTGGTCATCCTAAACCAGTGACAATCACGCACTCTGACTTGTATGATGGGTCTTTGTGACACCGTTACCTGGAACTTcttattttttacagtttgtATTTCCAGGGTGACGGGCTTTGGTGGTTGCCTAGCAACTGTCCTGCATAATAGTGGCCACAGACGATGAAAaatggttgattttttttttttttttcccctctcccAGGGTCTcaagttttgtttttgcattatGTTCATATTGATGCCAatatggttgtgtgtgtgtatatacagtatatatatatgtggtgtgtgtgtgtgtccttgttTGAGTTGTCAGAgagccaaaaacagacaaatcagAATCCCTCTATCTTGAAGCGTTTTGTCTTAGAAACGGCTTGGCCACAAAGGATCCTTTGTACTTTAGTGGTTATTTATAAATCTGGCGAGGGATCATATGATGTGTGCAGGAGACCAGGCTTTATCACGCagagatttttgttttattttcctttgtAGTCATGTTAACACTAAAGCACACTGGCTAAGACCAACACATGGCCTTTGGGGGTTTCAAAAGGAATTGGAAAGGAGAACACTTTACCACCAGACCAGGCTTTTACATAATTATATTCCATGCTATGAAGTGTAGGTGCTCTATGCTAATGTGATACCAGGGTGCAGTATTTTTAAACAGCATTTAGGTTAGCTTTAAGTggatccaaaaaacaaaaaaatattgacagTGTTTAGTTGAAATCAAAAATTCGGAAACTTAAGGATTCCCAAAACTGCACCTGCTGGCCTCCCATTTATTGatgaaagaataaataaaaatgtataacttGAACGCTACTTTATCATGAGTAAATGTTACCTTGCGATAAGCTTactttataattaataataataaagttacaGATAACACATTGGGAATGTTTAGCACCTGTTTAAACATTCACTTATTCATGTTGCTATTGTTGACAGCTCTAATGTACATCCAGCATGGGAAGAAAAACTCCAACAGATGGATGTCGAAATCTCCCCCTTTGTTCTTGTGATTTCCTAGTGAATGTAGCAGATTCTTTTGCAACATATCATTAAAATGGTTTcacaaaaattaaaggaaatttttttttttttttttagaaaggtGCATATTACTTAAAAAACGAAGGACTGCAGCACGAGTTTGAAATGATGACCTCTGGTGGCCGAGTTGGgattaaattaattttctcaTTGTGGCAAAGATGAGGGGAAGGTTTGTGACAGTTCattagattaattttttttttttaaaaaaaggagcaagttgTTGTAATGTTAAGCCTGAATAGCCTTAGCTGTCAAGCTTTCAGTCTTTtatgtaaaaacattaaattctgCACCACAAACGCAAACTCTTAACAAGacaatttgtatgttttattagCAAGACAAATAAGCCTTGAGTTATTTTTAAGGATTTATTGAGCTTTTTCCACTCTTCACTTTAAAGACTTGACAGATTTATCGAGAATCCTAACAATTTATACTTAGTTTTCTGTCACTCTGCACTATGTTTagttgaggtttcgtttattcagacaagatttttcaggaaattttaatctcctgacatgtttcgactgtcaattgccagtcttcatcaaagGGGTTCTGCTGATGGCCTTTGATGGTTCTTTtaaagtttcacttgacttccatatAATAGTTCCagtgagattcattttgtcttctctcggaacagtatgttaagttgaggtttcgtgACAAAGACTTGcagacagtcgaaacatgtcgggagataaaaaattttacaaacaaataaaaccaaaccTCAACCTAACATTACTgttgaaaaagaagacaaactaGCTGGAACTGTCACTGCACTGGTGATTGTATGGGTCACACTCAGGGGATTGTTAATAGACACACAACTAAATGTAGCATGTTGTCGGGTATGTTCTGCACCAGGGTGTCAAGTGCAGTGTGCTTATCACACAACTTGAAaactagcaaaaaaaaactcaacaaataGAAAAACCCTTTGTGTGGTCTTCCTGTTCATTCTGTGAGAACAGAAATCACAGCGAAGACAATTTATTCACTCAGTTCATGTATTAAGGAAATCTTTAGTCACCTAATAACAGCTGGATTAACTATGAATTCACATCAAGACTTATAACGGTCAGCTCTATGAAAAAATAAGACTGATATTGAGCGCTGATTGTAAACTTGCGTATGCTAAAATAAAATTTgccacatttagcaacaaactttTCTCATGAAAGTATAATTtcaatgttaaacctaaatctaaatgttaaatattaaatctaaatgttaaatgtacaaCTTGAATCTGAATGTTacctttaaatttaaatgttacatttaaatctaaatgctacctttaaacataaatctaaatgttaaatataaaatgtaaatataaatctaaatgttttttgctgtaaatctggtcaaaagtaacaattttttttttacaaatgattcttaaatgtggtttgttgctaaatgtggcaaaaagttgctgtttattttagcatgtgcagctttacaatcggcgccccatagaCTGATGGCCATATGCATATATCTGtattgtttgtgtgcatgtgtactGTGTATGACTGAGCAAATGTCCTTTCtcatatttgaatgtaatccaATCCCGCACAGAAAAGAGTTATTTTatactcgtgtgtgtgtgtgtgtgtgtgtgtgtgtgtgtgtgtgtgtgtgtgtgtgtgtggtgtgtgtgtgtggtgtgtgtgtgtgtgttgtgtgtgtgtgtgggtgtgtgtgtgtgtgtgtgtgtgcgtgcgcgtgcgtgtgcgtgtgcgtgtgtgtgtggggggtgaTACATGACTTAAGAACAGATGTATGTACagtaataaatatgaataaaggAGGCTATGGGCATAAGAGTCTTCAGCTCAGTGTGTTCTTTCAGGTTAACAATAGCATCTGTTGTGTGTTGATTTCCTAAGGATTGATGAGGGTAAAATGAGGCTCAATGACAACAGGATAATCTAAGCATGCAAGCGTGTGTAGAGGCCCCACGTAAAGGAGAACATCATTATATGACATAAGCATCAAGGGTGACCTTAAATGAGCTAACTTACAACATGCTCTTTTACAAGAAAATTTACTTTTCCTTTGTCTGTTCAGTGTCCACATCTGAActgttttagattttaaaaaaaaaagactcatcGAGGTCCATGGTATCACTACTTCTTTTGTCAGTGATGGAACGTTAACACTATTTCCAAATAAATACAGCAACctgaaaatgattttattcataTTCAATTGcacaactattattattatagctaTCATTACTTTTCTATTTGTGTATGTAAATGGAATGGTTCAACGACACAACGACATTGACTTGGATAGGGTGGATCTGAAcccctttggttattggatgGCCCACTTTACCAATGAGCCATAGTCGTCCCCGCAGTGAGAGAATTTAATGCAAGGTCAAACAACAACTCACTTGTAAAGTACAGAGCCCTTTTAAAGTGGTTAACTGAAGTCATAAACCATTTGAAGTTTGGCCCCACATTTTAAAGCTCATCCACTGacatattctattttattccaCACACATTTTTTCACAATGCATTGATCATGAAAACCAAATGAGACACAGGAAAAAAGTGGTTGTGGTATTTATTCAATGAGGATTTAAGAGAACATTTTCAGCTCATGTCACACAAACTCACATCAGTGTTCAGACGATGTCAGATTTAATAGCTGGCTCTGTTCCCAGTCAGCCTCAAAATAGAGGCGTATTAATCCCTAGGTAAGATCTTAGGCCATGCCGCTTTGCATCACAGTAAACTCCACGGCCAATTTAGATATACTTACACAGGCACCTGCAGATCTTTGTCTTGTCACAGCTACTCATTATTGTAGCAATCACTGTTTATTTGCTATGGTAATCATTACGGCATGAGTTAGTGCCTTCAGTGTATGTAGATAGAATTGTTTAAATACTCTAAATGTGTGATAATGGAATCATCATTTTATTCTAAATCGTGAAATAATTGAATGTAAGGTCAAACTACAACACACTTGTAGAGTACAGAGCCCTTTTAAAGTGATTAACGATAGTCATAAACCATTTGAAGTTTGGCCCCTCATTTTAAGTCTCATCCactgacatatttttattttatatattttattccaCACACATTTTTTCACAATGCATTGATCATGAAAACCAaatgagacacaggaaagaagtGGTTGTGGTATTTATTCAATGAGGATTTAAGAGAACATTTTCAGCTCATGTCACACAAACTCACATCAGTGTTCAGACGATGTCAGATTTAATAGCTGGCTCTGTTAATAATGATTTGAGTAAATCTGGATTTTTCATAATCTCATCTACCTTTTTCATAATCTCAGGAGTGAGATTATCGGTTAAATCCTGAGTATTGTTCGGATCCAAGCAAAAACCTGTGAAAAGTAATGAATATATTTTTGACAAGTTCAAACCAAAGGttctgtttttaaagtaatacaTGAGTGTCCACGTCAGACCAGTGATAAGTACAGTAAGTCCCACCTTTTTTGGGGTCCAGGATTGTAGTTGATGGTAAGTTCAGACAATGTGCCTGTTTCTTAAATTCATCCAGTTCTTCAGTGCTCACTGTATTCCTCCTGCCTAAGAGACACAGCAAGAGTTGGTTGAGTGACAAAGCAGTGTTTTAAAGTCTCTGTTTAACATTAGAGTGGAGATGAGATAACATGGCTGACTGACTGATGCTGGTAGCTTTGATAACCTGATTCAGTGCAGACACCTTTCATTAACATCTCAGCGGAAAGCTTAGTGAACTCTATCAGCAGAACCCCACCACAAAGTGTCTGTTATTGAaaagtagttttaaaaaaaagcattgaaatttaattatGAAGTCGAGTGTAATTAAAACCACTAAAAAGCAACGATGGCCCACATTTTCAGACGTTATGCTTTTTTTCTGGATAGATAGTTATTAACAGGCTTAACGTTCTCATGACATGACATGTTTTTCAGAGAGCTTTGTCCTTACTTAGGAACTGAATTTCTTTGATTGTGCTGCCTCCTATAATGTTGGTGGAGTACAAAATCAGGCAGTCAGGGCAGCTGCTGGTCAGTTTAACGGAAGTGGCAGGATAGGGATAGTCTGTGGATACATCAGAAAATGCTTAAATACgccaacaaacaaaaataacacacaaagtcCAAAggatgttaagttgaggttaaTAATACATGGAAGTCCAAAGGAGTTTGAGTCCATGTTTGAACAGCACGTTTTGTCAGTGTTACTCACCCATAGTTagagttttgtttttcactGTCGCCACCATTTGTAATGATGCGCAAACCCCAGACCTTTAAGGGGGAAAAGAGGAATTATTCAGGAAACATTTAGTAGTAGATAACATCCCTGCACATGTTGAATGTTCTTTTCATGAATTTAACTGTGAAGTTACGTTTTCTGATGGTGGAAAATTTGGAGTCCATCTGTCGTGTCAGTCTCTGTGATGTTCCAAAACACAGTGTCCACTAACGACCTTATCATTGATAACGTTTCATCTTTGTCAGTGGTTTCTCCAATAAGGATCCATTTTCCCAGCAGCTGAGACCAAACAAccaaatgttttcttttcttttttgtaataaaacacaATGTCAGACAAATTGTAAGAGAAGAGGAGCACATACCTGATCTCTTATTATGTCATCATGTTTGGTGAGCGTCTCACAGCTGGTAACAGGAGCTGACTGTGCAGAGGACAGGAGACCAAAGACCGCAGCAACCCAAAACAACTCCATCCTCACTTACTGTACCTCGATGTCTCATTTCCTCTTTTATTAAAAGGCTGCAGGGTCATGTGACATGACTTCccagctgtttgtttttgttttgtactcTGTACTCAATCTGTTTAAGGGCATTTACTCAGTGAGGTGATCATCTCTACTTTTAGAAGACAcactttattgttttattagtacacaaacaaaaacttcAAACTAAGCCTGTTGTAAACCACGTATAAGCAATAGCTCCGGTCCTAAGCAATTTGGTGCCCTGGGCAAGATCTTAGTCCGAGGTCAATTTAGACATCTTAACACAAGAACCTGGATATCATTGTCTTtgagcatattttttttaattttatttaaagaacCCAAtcaaaaattccacaaaaaaagacacataGATTAGAATAATGGATCCAATTtattttagataaataaatgatattgtagtataaaaataaaataacggtACATACAGgtatatacattaaataaatgatgtataTAAAAGTATTTAGGCACGGCACAAAATAACATATTTACACGACTGGAGAGACTCACAAATCAGAGTTTCAAGAAACTGATAAAGTGCTAATGCATCTTTACTCATTTCCTTATTTACATGAGACATTACTTcatgtgttttgtttagtttttctgttttatgcaAACCAAGAGTTATCCACTGGAACAAGGATCAAGGACCATCAAGTTTTGCAACAGGGACAGAGTTTATGTTTATTGTACGGACACAAACATTCATTTATGCCAACAGCTGTTATATCATCGGACACTTTATTTTGGTGGACAATCCATCGTTGCAGTGAGCAACTCTTATGGGACAAGTATTATCAAAGCATTATAATCATCTATAACAAAAACTCCTATTTAAGGGAGCCAatcatgcatttaaatcctttctttttacatataaatcatacagttgtggtctatataaagcagaactgcaatgcttgggtctgaattcctcataattatagctccacaggccccttttctaccccttttctgatgtgcttctaagagcaactcgtttcggtgcggtctctttaaatgcaaatgctcaatcagacaaagtctttcggcaaatccttctttatactggcggaggttgctgaagcagtcatccttgaagtgcttcacgcacacaaaaatgaccttacccacagatgtgggtacatttccatgaaaaataaaactcaaccaggaacttcaaaaaggttctgatgctgggagacggtgtaatgaagcgtgtgggttactacatccaacaaccaaacattttgacttaacctctcgtaacttcggcatccttgagcttagactacaaaataaaagcgagaaataaaaatggtggattgcttgaagtgttgggcctggagtcgatgtcctaatttggtagttccgctgcaaatactgtgatgtcattgttcaaaaaacataacaaagaatagaaaaatcgaaacggattgaaaaatatgaccaaaacagaatataaagatatcaacggagcacctgaagagactaatttgaacttttctgtacttgtggatttagcatgatgtgTCCCCTTTAAGGCCCACTAAAGTGCAGCTATTAAAGTGTCCCTGCCAAAGAAATAAAGTGACAAATAAGTTCAATAAGGTTGTGTTTTATTACAACcacaatttttaaatttcaacacATGCAACTTCAACAATTGTATGACAGATTTTAAAAGTAATGATTCAGAGATCACTGAGGTTCTTCATAAATGCAACAAATGTATTTACCCTTTTTTGCAACTGACCACCCTCTACCCCAGTGGaggtcttttgtttttttcaaattttccagAAATTATTGAACAGTCCAGACTCGTGAGTTTGGTACGTGTGATCCATCTCAACAACCTTTGAACCATAAATCCTTGACAATGTGAGGACCAGACTTATTAGTGAGGAGGCATTGGTTAACCTTTAATATATTCAGTTCTCTGGTCCCTTTTAGCTAATACCTTCAACCcgtttcaactttttcaatttttttttaaacgttatttagattgtttcagatccttcaacctatttcaacaattttcatCATATCTTCTGAATTATTTCACATAGTGTCCATtggctaggctaatactaggaCTAATGCTGAGTAAATGCTatgctattactaggttaataccaatgctaagctaatgctaatgctaggtttgtgctaatgctagattaatgctgatgctaggttaatgctgtgTTGATGCTattattaggc
Encoded here:
- the chic2 gene encoding LOW QUALITY PROTEIN: cysteine-rich hydrophobic domain-containing protein 2 (The sequence of the model RefSeq protein was modified relative to this genomic sequence to represent the inferred CDS: deleted 2 bases in 1 codon) → MMEDFDEIYEEEEEEEEDEDRAAEEQLLKYAPDPVVVRGSGHVTVFGLSNKFNQSFPSALTGKGECVAPEEFKASINRVNGCLKKTLPVNVRWLLCGCLCCCCTLGFSLWPVICLSKRTRRSLEKLLEWENSRLYHKLCLHWRLSKRKCETNNMMEYVILIEFLPKIPIFRPD
- the LOC114469546 gene encoding uncharacterized protein LOC114469546; the encoded protein is MELFWVAAVFGLLSSAQSAPVTSCETLTKHDDIIRDQLLGKWILIGETTDKDETLSMIRSLVDTVFWNITETDTTDGLQIFHHQKTSGVCASLQMVATVKNKTLTMDYPYPATSVKLTSSCPDCLILYSTNIIGGSTIKEIQFLSRRNTVSTEELDEFKKQAHCLNLPSTTILDPKKGFCLDPNNTQDLTDNLTPEIMKKVDEIMKNPDLLKSLLTEPAIKSDIV